From the Heliangelus exortis chromosome 14, bHelExo1.hap1, whole genome shotgun sequence genome, one window contains:
- the LOC139802546 gene encoding H(+)/Cl(-) exchange transporter 5 isoform X1, with protein MDQKGFRRGSFHSSTSDEDMLEIAGASLDFFGADDDPPLDREVGGFSSYNGLNGTSTMMDFLEEPLPGVGTYEDFNTIDWVREKSRDRDRHREITSRSKESTWALIHSVSDAFSGWLLMLLIGLLAGSLAGLIDISAHWMTDLKEGVCLAGFWFNHEHCCWKSHTTFTDRDQCLEWRSWSQLILGHGEGAFAYILNYFMYVIWALLFSLLAVLLVKGFAPYACGSGIPEIKTILSGFIIRGYLGKWTLIIKTITLVLAVSSGLSLGKEGPLVHVACCCGNILCHLFTKYRKNEAKRREVLSAAAAAGVSVAFGAPIGGVLFSLEEVSYYFPLKTLWRSFFAALVAAFTLRSINPFGNSRLVLFYVEFHMPWHLLELVPFILLGIFGGLWGAFFIRSNIAWCRRRKTTKLGRYPVLEVLVVTAITALLAFPNEYTRMSTSELISELFNDCGILDSSKLCEYVNDFNSTKGDDLPDRAAGPGVYTAMWQLALALIMKVFITIFTFGMKVPSGLFIPSMAVGAIAGRLLGVAVEQLAFYHHDWAIFSGWCSQGADCITPGLYAMVGAAACLGGVTRMTVSLVVIMFELTGGLEYIVPLMAAAMTSKWVADAIGREGIYDAHIRLNGYPFLEAKEEFSHKTLAMDVMRPRRSDPPLTIITQDSMTVEDVETIINETTYSGYPVVVSRESQRLVGFVLRRDLIISIENARKKQDGIVSTSVIYFTDHSPPLPPSSPSMLKLRSILDLSPFTVTDQTPMEIVVDIFRKLGLRQCLVTHNGKLLGIITKKDVLKHIAQLANQDPDSILFN; from the exons ATGGACCAGAAAGGCTTTCGGCGGGGGAGcttccacagcagcaccagtgaTGAGGACATGCTGGAAATAGCAGGAGCATCTCTGGACTTCTTTGGGGCAGATGATGATCCCCCCCTCGACAGGGAGGTGGGAG GATTTTCCTCTTATAATGGGCTGAATGGCACAAGCACAATGATGGATTTCCTGGAGGAGCCTCTTCCTGGTGTGGGGACCTATGAGGATTTTAACACCATAGACTGGGTGCGGGAGAAgtccagggacagggacaggcacaGAGAG ATCACCAGTCGAAGCAAAGAGTCCACCTGGGCACTGATCCACAGTGTCAGTGATGCCTTCTCGGGGTGGCTGCTGATGCTGCTCATTGGCTTGTTGGCAG GTTCCCTGGCAGGTCTGATAGACATTTCTGCCCACTGGATGACAGATCTGAAGGAAGGGGTGTGCTTGGCAGGCTTCTGGTTTAACCACgagcactgctgctggaaatCCCACACAACCTTCACTGACAGGGACCAGTGCCTGGAGTGGAGGAGCTGGTCCCAGCTGATCCTTGGCCATGGAGAG gGGGCTTTTGCCTACATTCTCAACTACTTCATGTATGTTATCTGGGCCTTGTTGTTCTCCCTCCTTGCTGTGTTACTTGTGAAGGGCTTTGCTCCTTATGCCTGTGGCTCAGGGATCCCAGAG ATCAAAACTATCTTAAGTGGTTTCATCATTAGAGGCTACCTGGGCAAATGGACACTGATCATCAAAACCATCACCTTGGTGCTGGCTGTGTCCTCTGGGCTGAGCCTGGGCAAAGAGGGGCCCCTGGTGCACGTtgcctgctgctgtgggaacatCTTGTGTCACCTCTTCACCAAGTACAGGAAGAACGAAGCGAAGCGCAGAGAG gtgctgtcagcagctgcagctgctggggtgtCTGTTGCTTTCGGGGCGCCGATCGGAGGAGTgctcttcagcctggaggag GTCAGCTACTACTTTCCTCTCAAGACCCTGTGGCGCTCCTTCTTCGCCGCCCTGGTGGCCGCCTTCACCCTGCGTTCCATCAACCCCTTTGGGAACAGCCGCCTGGTCCTCTTCTACGTGGAGTTCCACATGCCCTGGCACCTCCTGGAGCTCGTGCCCTTCATCCTCCTGGGGATATttggggggctctggggagctTTCTTCATCCGCAGCAACATCGCCTGGTGCCGGCGGCGCAAGACGACCAAGCTGGGGAGGTACCCGGTGCTGGAGGTGTTGGTGGTGACTGCCATCACTGCCCTGCTGGCCTTCCCCAACGAGTACACCAGGATGAGCACCAGCGAGCTCATTTCTGAGCTCTTCAACGACTGTGGCATTTTGGACTCCTCCAAGCTCTGCGAGTACGTCAACGACTTCAACAGCACCAAAGGGGATGACCTGCCCGACCGGGCCGCGGGCCCCGGGGTGTACACGGCCATGTGGCAGCTGGCTTTGGCCCTCATCATGAAAGTCTTCATCACCATCTTCACCTTTGGCATGAAG GTGCCCTCGGGTCTCTTCATCCCCAGCATGGCAGTGGGGGCCATAGCTGGTCGGCTGCTGGGAGTGGCTGTGGAGCAGTTGGCCTTTTACCACCACGACTGGGCCATCTTCAGTGGCTGGTGCAGCCAAGGAGCTGACTGCATCACCCCGGGGCTCTATGCCATggtgggggctgcagcctgTCTGG GCGGGGTGACCCGGATGACGGTGTCGCTGGTGGTCATCATGTTTGAGCTGACGGGGGGGCTGGAGTACATCGTTCCCCTGATGGCAGCAGCCATGACCAGCAAGTGGGTGGCTGATGCCATCGGGAGGGAAGGGATTTATGATGCCCACATCCGCCTCAACGGGTACCCCTTCCTGGAGGCCAAGGAGGAGTTCTCCCACAAGACCTTGGCCATGGACGTCATGAGGCCGCGGCGGAGCGACCCTCCCCTCACCATCATCACCCAGGACAGCATGACTGTGGAAGATGTTGAGACCATCATCAATGAAACCACCTACAGTGGGTACCCCGTGGTGGTGTCCCGGGAGTCCCAGAGGCTCGTGGGGTTTGTCCTCAGGAGGGACCTCATCATTTCCATTG aaaatGCCCGGAAGAAGCAGGACGGGATCGTGAGCACTTCAGTAATTTATTTCACTGACCACTCTCCTCCACTGCCTCCAAGCTCCCCTTCCATGCTGAAGCTCAGGAGCATCCTGGACCTCAGCCCCTTCACAGTGACAGACCAGACCCCCATGGAGATCGTGGTGGACATATTCCGCAAGCTGGGGCTGCGCCAGTGCCTGGTCACACACAACGG gaagctgctggggaTCATCACCAAGAAGGATGTGCTGAAGCACATTGCACAGCTGGCCAACCAGGACCCCGACTCCATCCTCTTCAACTAG
- the LOC139802546 gene encoding H(+)/Cl(-) exchange transporter 5 isoform X2, with amino-acid sequence MMDFLEEPLPGVGTYEDFNTIDWVREKSRDRDRHREITSRSKESTWALIHSVSDAFSGWLLMLLIGLLAGSLAGLIDISAHWMTDLKEGVCLAGFWFNHEHCCWKSHTTFTDRDQCLEWRSWSQLILGHGEGAFAYILNYFMYVIWALLFSLLAVLLVKGFAPYACGSGIPEIKTILSGFIIRGYLGKWTLIIKTITLVLAVSSGLSLGKEGPLVHVACCCGNILCHLFTKYRKNEAKRREVLSAAAAAGVSVAFGAPIGGVLFSLEEVSYYFPLKTLWRSFFAALVAAFTLRSINPFGNSRLVLFYVEFHMPWHLLELVPFILLGIFGGLWGAFFIRSNIAWCRRRKTTKLGRYPVLEVLVVTAITALLAFPNEYTRMSTSELISELFNDCGILDSSKLCEYVNDFNSTKGDDLPDRAAGPGVYTAMWQLALALIMKVFITIFTFGMKVPSGLFIPSMAVGAIAGRLLGVAVEQLAFYHHDWAIFSGWCSQGADCITPGLYAMVGAAACLGGVTRMTVSLVVIMFELTGGLEYIVPLMAAAMTSKWVADAIGREGIYDAHIRLNGYPFLEAKEEFSHKTLAMDVMRPRRSDPPLTIITQDSMTVEDVETIINETTYSGYPVVVSRESQRLVGFVLRRDLIISIENARKKQDGIVSTSVIYFTDHSPPLPPSSPSMLKLRSILDLSPFTVTDQTPMEIVVDIFRKLGLRQCLVTHNGKLLGIITKKDVLKHIAQLANQDPDSILFN; translated from the exons ATGATGGATTTCCTGGAGGAGCCTCTTCCTGGTGTGGGGACCTATGAGGATTTTAACACCATAGACTGGGTGCGGGAGAAgtccagggacagggacaggcacaGAGAG ATCACCAGTCGAAGCAAAGAGTCCACCTGGGCACTGATCCACAGTGTCAGTGATGCCTTCTCGGGGTGGCTGCTGATGCTGCTCATTGGCTTGTTGGCAG GTTCCCTGGCAGGTCTGATAGACATTTCTGCCCACTGGATGACAGATCTGAAGGAAGGGGTGTGCTTGGCAGGCTTCTGGTTTAACCACgagcactgctgctggaaatCCCACACAACCTTCACTGACAGGGACCAGTGCCTGGAGTGGAGGAGCTGGTCCCAGCTGATCCTTGGCCATGGAGAG gGGGCTTTTGCCTACATTCTCAACTACTTCATGTATGTTATCTGGGCCTTGTTGTTCTCCCTCCTTGCTGTGTTACTTGTGAAGGGCTTTGCTCCTTATGCCTGTGGCTCAGGGATCCCAGAG ATCAAAACTATCTTAAGTGGTTTCATCATTAGAGGCTACCTGGGCAAATGGACACTGATCATCAAAACCATCACCTTGGTGCTGGCTGTGTCCTCTGGGCTGAGCCTGGGCAAAGAGGGGCCCCTGGTGCACGTtgcctgctgctgtgggaacatCTTGTGTCACCTCTTCACCAAGTACAGGAAGAACGAAGCGAAGCGCAGAGAG gtgctgtcagcagctgcagctgctggggtgtCTGTTGCTTTCGGGGCGCCGATCGGAGGAGTgctcttcagcctggaggag GTCAGCTACTACTTTCCTCTCAAGACCCTGTGGCGCTCCTTCTTCGCCGCCCTGGTGGCCGCCTTCACCCTGCGTTCCATCAACCCCTTTGGGAACAGCCGCCTGGTCCTCTTCTACGTGGAGTTCCACATGCCCTGGCACCTCCTGGAGCTCGTGCCCTTCATCCTCCTGGGGATATttggggggctctggggagctTTCTTCATCCGCAGCAACATCGCCTGGTGCCGGCGGCGCAAGACGACCAAGCTGGGGAGGTACCCGGTGCTGGAGGTGTTGGTGGTGACTGCCATCACTGCCCTGCTGGCCTTCCCCAACGAGTACACCAGGATGAGCACCAGCGAGCTCATTTCTGAGCTCTTCAACGACTGTGGCATTTTGGACTCCTCCAAGCTCTGCGAGTACGTCAACGACTTCAACAGCACCAAAGGGGATGACCTGCCCGACCGGGCCGCGGGCCCCGGGGTGTACACGGCCATGTGGCAGCTGGCTTTGGCCCTCATCATGAAAGTCTTCATCACCATCTTCACCTTTGGCATGAAG GTGCCCTCGGGTCTCTTCATCCCCAGCATGGCAGTGGGGGCCATAGCTGGTCGGCTGCTGGGAGTGGCTGTGGAGCAGTTGGCCTTTTACCACCACGACTGGGCCATCTTCAGTGGCTGGTGCAGCCAAGGAGCTGACTGCATCACCCCGGGGCTCTATGCCATggtgggggctgcagcctgTCTGG GCGGGGTGACCCGGATGACGGTGTCGCTGGTGGTCATCATGTTTGAGCTGACGGGGGGGCTGGAGTACATCGTTCCCCTGATGGCAGCAGCCATGACCAGCAAGTGGGTGGCTGATGCCATCGGGAGGGAAGGGATTTATGATGCCCACATCCGCCTCAACGGGTACCCCTTCCTGGAGGCCAAGGAGGAGTTCTCCCACAAGACCTTGGCCATGGACGTCATGAGGCCGCGGCGGAGCGACCCTCCCCTCACCATCATCACCCAGGACAGCATGACTGTGGAAGATGTTGAGACCATCATCAATGAAACCACCTACAGTGGGTACCCCGTGGTGGTGTCCCGGGAGTCCCAGAGGCTCGTGGGGTTTGTCCTCAGGAGGGACCTCATCATTTCCATTG aaaatGCCCGGAAGAAGCAGGACGGGATCGTGAGCACTTCAGTAATTTATTTCACTGACCACTCTCCTCCACTGCCTCCAAGCTCCCCTTCCATGCTGAAGCTCAGGAGCATCCTGGACCTCAGCCCCTTCACAGTGACAGACCAGACCCCCATGGAGATCGTGGTGGACATATTCCGCAAGCTGGGGCTGCGCCAGTGCCTGGTCACACACAACGG gaagctgctggggaTCATCACCAAGAAGGATGTGCTGAAGCACATTGCACAGCTGGCCAACCAGGACCCCGACTCCATCCTCTTCAACTAG